One Ostrea edulis chromosome 2, xbOstEdul1.1, whole genome shotgun sequence genomic region harbors:
- the LOC125667252 gene encoding protocadherin-7-like, whose amino-acid sequence MNENMSKKNIFGAVIVAAVVCIIRSGQGQQTEELHYKILEEQLPLTFVGNIANDSNLRDEVTSVMMSQLTFQIWNAGNTAYDKLFHISESSGRLETATVIDREKVCQPTSSCILSLGVAVFQPDNELLKVIKVLVTVEDINDNFPVFSQPSISMKVSEASDIGHVLLTNTAHDGDSGGQNSVLTYELVSGGPTFSVKLVQDVDSRENLGIVVEDKLDRELQDFYQLVIVAKDAGIPQRNGTLRVNITVLDANDNTPSFLNKTYSIKVSEDQANGTVILRLSADDKDINNNGRITYEYSSRTSTQLKEEFQLDETNGEIRISSPLDYEKETKYQFVVIARDNGIPSLSTQVIVNITVLDINDNAPQINVNLPPGGTGVVENAEVGQYIATVVVSDPDGGENGTVNCTVSNENFNIVKMYPSIFKIILGSRLDREKVPVHNLTINCFDFGNPPKTNKTFFYVNVSDVNDNFPVFSKNIYEVDFPENNIIGDVIVHVSANDKDEGENGRVTYQFLTMQSDFAINPTSGIITASRIFDRENISDTTFVVIARDNGVSKQKFSSTATVFVRIKDINDEYPLFSQTRYDILVAEEQPINKTIGQFSAEDRDSGINGEFDFHIEEGFSKIFAIDPTGGLKTKILLDREKREEYHFQIYVTDRGTPVLTSTANVSLYLEDINDNPPTIFYPNDRNNSISLSLQTVPNTIIARVIANDTDKGVNAHLTYHIIQGNLNNLFSIDNETGVIRLERSPTEDEAGTYNLVMAVSDSGDPSKANWSHLVITVGEKSNSQNLIIVIVVCSVTMVISLALILIICIIRKRDLKKYQHKEKHFKTSHKSLLRKCLFCLTTPKQPKQLTTENNNNRYTEAMPSTSHNDKMYTQLVRGTKPDLARVDSGIGEVSPPDSGLGDSADVGSEIYRSDMDLSSVPLPPPGFSDKSSHSLSPGQSEQDIPNNSAWHQQTRVTFNDYQRNISLDEQMLRRNPKPPIYFARFRSSSESESLSKDPSSSSDKIDVSHSSSFKHNNIDLSQSYSGPFFSKSLDRNNKNIHFARGRPQYSRQPRAAVRRELPTISASPDLYDPIQELTEISYQDDDMYSHSNHYRDQVSLHDSQSQISQNPSLDFTGKITLAENQSQYSNDTTLASFAINPSNFESVFNTDVVV is encoded by the exons atgaatgaaaatatgagtAAGAAGAATATCTTTGGTGCTGTGATAGTGGCAGCGGTGGTATGCATAATCagatcaggtcaaggtcaacagACAGAGGAACTGCATTACAAGATATTGGAAGAGCAGTTGCCCTTGACCTTTGTAGGGAATATTGCTAATGACAGTAATCTAAGGGATGAAGTGACTTCTGTGATGATGTCTCAGCTAACGTTCCAGATCTGGAATGCTGGGAATACTGCCTACGACAAATTGTTCCATATCAGTGAATCTTCAGGCCGCCTAGAAACAGCTACTGTCATCGATCGGGAGAAGGTCTGTCAGCCCACTAGTAGCTGTATCCTCAGCCTGGGAGTTGCTGTTTTTCAACCTGATAATGAGTTGCTGAAAGTTATAAAAGTCCTTGTCACGGTTGAAGACATTAATGATAACTTTCCCGTGTTTTCTCAGCCGTCCATTTCCATGAAGGTTTCGGAAGCAAGTGACATAGGTCATGTACTCCTGACAAACACGGCACATGACGGGGACAGCGGAGGGCAGAACTCTGTCTTGACCTATGAACTTGTGTCAGGAGGACCAACCTTTAGTGTAAAGCTTGTTCAAGATGTAGACTCTAGGGAGAACCTAGGAATAGTAGTGGAGGATAAATTAGACAGAGAACTGCAAGACTTCTATCAGCTGGTGATTGTGGCTAAAGATGCCGGTATTCCACAGAGAAATGGAACTCTTCGAGTCAATATTACTGTGCTGGATGCTAATGATAACACACCAAGCTTTCTGAATAAGACCTACAGCATTAAAGTATCGGAGGACCAGGCTAATGGAACAGTCATCTTGCGTCTATCAGCTGATGATAAGGATATAAACAACAATGGTAGGATCACTTACGAATACAGTTCCCGTACATCTACCCAGCTGAAAGAAGAGTTTCAGTTAGATGAAACTAATGGAGAAATTAGAATCAGCAGCCCACTGGATTATGAAAAAGAGACTAAATACCAGTTTGTTGTCATTGCTAGAGACAATGGCATTCCTTCCTTGTCCACTCAAGTGATAGTAAACATCACAGTGttagatatcaatgataatgCTCCACAGATCAATGTCAATCTACCACCAGGTGGCACTGGTGTGGTGGAGAATGCTGAAGTTGGTCAGTACATTGCCACAGTAGTTGTCTCGGACCCTGATGGAGGAGAAAATGGAACCGTCAACTGCACCGTATctaatgaaaatttcaacattGTAAAAATGTACCCCAGCATCTTCAAAATCATACTGGGTAGTCGACTCGACAGAGAAAAAGTACCAGTGCACAATTTAACGATCAACTGTTTCGATTTCGGAAATCCTCCAAAAACGAACAAGACCTTCTTCTATGTGAATGTCAGTGATGTGAACGACAATTTTCCTGTGTTCAGTAAGAACATTTACGAAGTTGATTTTCCAGAAAATAATATAATTGGTGATGTGATAGTGCATGTCTCTGCCAATGATAAAGATGAAGGAGAAAATGGCCGAGTTACATACCAGTTTTTAACCATGCAGTCTGACTTTGCCATCAATCCTACCTCGGGAATCATTACAGCGAGTCGTATATTTGACAGAGAGAACATTTCAGATACCACTTTTGTGGTTATTGCTAGGGATAATGGTGTCAGCAAACAAAAGTTTAGCTCCACAGCAACAGTTTTTGTCAGAATAAAAGACATAAATGATGAATATCCGTTGTTTTCACAAACTAGATATGACATCCTTGTAGCAGAAGAACAACCTATAAATAAGACTATTGGACAGTTTTCTGCTGAGGATAGAGACAGTGGGATAAATGGAGAATTTGACTTTCACATTGAGGAGGGCTTTTCAAAGATTTTCGCCATTGATCCAACTGGAGGTCTGAAAACAAAAATCCTCCTGGATAGAGAAAAACGGGAGGAGTACCATTTTCAGATCTATGTGACTGACAGAGGAACACCAGTCCTGACCAGCACTGCCAATGTTTCCTTATACCTGGAGGATATTAATGACAATCCTCCCACCATTTTTTACCCCAACGATAGAAACAATTCCATCTCCCTGTCTCTGCAGACTGTACCAAACACCATCATCGCTCGAGTGATTGCAAACGATACAGACAAAGGAGTCAATGCACACCTGACTTATCACATTATTCAAGGGAACCTCAACAACTTGTTCTCGATAGACAACGAAACTGGGGTAATCAGACTGGAGCGTTCACCAACAGAAGACGAAGCTGGGACCTATAATCTTGTCATGGCAGTCTCCGACTCTGGAGACCCTTCCAAAGCCAACTGGAGCCACCTGGTGATCACTGTTGGAGAAAAATCCAATTCTCAGAATCTAATTATTGTCATTGTTGTCTGTTCCGTTACCATGGTGATCTCTCTAGCACTGATTCTAATCATCTGCATTATCCGCAAGAGAGACCTTAAAAAGTACCAACACAAAGAGAAACACTTTAAGACATCGCACAAGAGTCTTCTCAGAAAATGCTTATTCTGCCTGACAACTCCAAAACAACCAAAACAACTGACAactgaaaacaacaacaacaggtACACAGAAGCAATGCCCAGCACGTCTCACAATGACAAGATGTACACACAACTA GTGAGGGGCACTAAGCCAGACCTGGCTCGAGTTGACAGTGGTATAGGGGAAGTCTCACCCCCAGATAGTGGGCTTGGTGACAGTGCTGATGTTGGCAGTGAAATATACAGATCTG ATATGGACCTCTCCTCTGTGCCTCTTCCTCCTCCAGGCTTTTCTGATAAATCCTCTCACTCCCTCTCTCCTGGACAATCTGAGCAGGACATTCCAAATAATTCTGCCTGGCATCAGCAGACAAGAGTTACTTTCAATGACTACCAGCGTAACATAAGTCTGGATGAACAAATGTTACGAAGGAATCCAAAACCACCAATTTATTTTGCAAGATTCCGATCCAGTTCTGAATCAGAAAGTTTATCCAAAGACCCATCTTCAAGTAGTGATAAAATAGATGTGTCTCATAGCTCCTCATTTAAGCATAATAACATAGACTTATCACAGTCCTATTCTGGACCATTCTTCTCAAAGAGTTTGGacagaaataataaaaacattcacTTTGCACGAGGAAGACCTCAATATTCACGTCAGCCTCGAGCTGCTGTGAGAAGAGAACTTCCAACAATCAGTGCTTCCCCAGATTTATATGATCCAATACAAGAACTCACAGAGATCTCATATCAGGACGACGATATGTACAGCCACAGCAATCACTATAGGGACCAGGTCTCCCTTCATGACAGCCAGTCCCAGATTTCCCAAAATCCTTCACTGGACTTcacaggaaagataactctggctGAAAATCAGTCCCAATACTCCAATGACACAACATTGGCAAGCTTTGCCATCAATCCTTCCAATTTCGAAAGTGTGTTCAATACTGATGTTGTAGTTTGA